GTCCACCACCTGCCGGGGCGTCGTCGTGCCGCCCAAGGCAAAGGCGATTTCCGAGACGATCTTGATATCGGGAAAGCGGACGAAGACCGATTTTGCGCCCAAGGTGCGCTGGTCCCAGGATTCGTTGGAAGGCAGGCTGACGAGCGCGACCTGTCCTTTGCCGTTCAGCCGTTTGGCAATATATTCCGCCCCGGCTGCCCCGAGGCCGAAATTATTCGACATGGCGGTGGATGTTACCGTGGTGTTGGGCACATAGCTGTCACCGCAGAAAATTGGAATGCCGGAGGCAACCGCAGCCTGCACGGCAGGCGAGATCGCGGCGGCATCGGCTGGTGTGATGAAGATGGCCGCTGGTTTTGACGCCACGAAGGAGGCGATCTGATCGGCCTGTTTCTTGATGTCGTAATTGGCATCGGCGATAGTCAAGGTTCCGCCAAGGCGCGAGACGGCGTCCTTATAGCCATTGACGATATGGCGACCCGATTCCCAGACGGTCCAGCCCAGTGAGGCACAGAATTTCAGGTCTTCTGCACCGGCCAGCCGTGGCCTGCTCAGGGCGGCAGCCACCGTGAGTGCTGCGCCAGCACTCAAGACGCCACGACGGCTCAGTTTCAGATCACCCATAAACCGGCCGCGATCCTTGGTTTCCTCGAATTCAGACATTATGTTCTCCTCCCACTCGATTGTTGTCGTTTGCCTCGGTTTTCAGGCCGATTCCTGGAGCAACGCCAGGTAATCCTCACGGCTGGCGAGCCGGGGATTGGTGGCGTGGCAATGGTCTTTCAGGGCTTCTCCGGCGATTTTTTCCATCATCGCGTCCGTCACACCCATGGCTTTCAGGCCGGAGGGCATGCCGATATCCTGGTTCAGCGCTGCGGTGACCTCATCCGGCGCACCGCCCATGATGTCTGCCATCATCTCCCATTTCTCGCCGATGACCGAGCGGTTGAAGCGCAACACGGCGGGCATCAGCACGGCATTCAGCGTGCCATGGTGCAGATTAAGCTCGCGGATCGCGCCCAGCGGATGGGTCAGGGCATGGACAGCACCGAGACCTTTCTGGAACGCCATTGCTCCTTCGAGCGCAGTCATCATCATGTCCCAGCGGGCCTGCCGGTCACCTCCATTGGCAACCACCTTGCGAATGGCCGGAAAGCCCCGCTTCAATCCGTCGAGCGCAATGGCGTCGGCAGGCGGATTGACGGAGGGTCCCATATAGGTTTCCAGGCAATGGGAAAGAGCATCCATGCCGGTTGCCGCCGTCAGGAAGGGCGGCAGGCCATAGGTCAGTTCCGGATCGCAGAGCGCAATGGAGGGCAGCATGTGGCCGCTCAATATACCAAGCTTGCGGCCTTCCTTGGTGATGATGACGGCAGCGCGGCCCACTTCCGAGCCAGTGCCTGAGGTGGTCGGCACAGCTATCATCGGACATATGCGCCCATGGATTTTTGAGGCACCGCCTTCGACCGCCGTATATTGCGCCAGTGGTGCGGCGTGGCCAGTCAAAAGCCGGAGGGCTTTTGCCAGGTCCAGCGATGACCCGCCGCCGAGCCCGACAATGCCGTCGCATCCGGCGCTTTTATAGAGGTCATAAGCTTGGGTAACAGCCTCTTCCGTCGGATTGGCTGGAGTGCCGTCAAACACCGCGGGTGTTTCATCAAACAGGCCGAGGACTTTCGCAACCAGACCAGTCGAAACCAGTCCTTTGTCGGTTGCAATCAGCGGCTTTTTCACGCCGAGTTCAGCCAGCAACGCAGGCAATGTGGAAATTGCGCCCTCGTTGAATTCAATCCGCGTCAAATAATTGATTGTCGCCATGATCCGCTTGTATCCATTGTTTGTCAGCCGAGGTGAGACACAGATCTCCCGTCGCCATTGCATCACGCAACGCGCAAACAGTGTCGGCCAGAATCGTCATTCCCAAATTTTGAAAGCGCCTGCCGGCCTCCTCGCCAGCTCGGTTTAGTCCTCCTGGCTGCGGGCTGAAAATTTCACTTGCGCCCTCAACCAATATATGAGTTATCTAAGTCAGATGATTATTCGCCTGTCAACAGGCTTTCGAAAACTTCTCTTCTCGTGCTAAAAGCCCTGATAATAACGAGATTGATATGCGTACGGAAAAAATGAAGACAATTCCAAAGGCTGAACAGATATATTGGTTGTTGCGGCAAGCCATCGTCCATCTAGAGATGCAACCGGGCGCGATTATCTCCGAAAAGGACCTCTGCGCCGAGTTTGGTGTGTCGCGTACCCCGGTCAGAGAGGCCTTGCAGCGGCTGGCGGATGAGGGTCTGGTGGACGTATTTCCTCATTCCGGCACCTATGTCAGCCGTATTTCCTTCACCGTCGCGGAAGAGGGGTTTGTCATTCGCCGTGCGTTGGAAATCGAAAGTGTTAGAAAGGCTGTGGCCAATGTAACAGATCGCGACGTTGCGCAGCTGAAGTCGATCATCACGCAGATGCAGGCCATCCTCGATAGCGACCAGTTGGACAAATACCTGGATTGTGACGATGCCTT
This portion of the Allorhizobium ampelinum S4 genome encodes:
- a CDS encoding sugar ABC transporter substrate-binding protein, with protein sequence MSEFEETKDRGRFMGDLKLSRRGVLSAGAALTVAAALSRPRLAGAEDLKFCASLGWTVWESGRHIVNGYKDAVSRLGGTLTIADANYDIKKQADQIASFVASKPAAIFITPADAAAISPAVQAAVASGIPIFCGDSYVPNTTVTSTAMSNNFGLGAAGAEYIAKRLNGKGQVALVSLPSNESWDQRTLGAKSVFVRFPDIKIVSEIAFALGGTTTPRQVVDNILTANPELNAIWCAWDGAASEGTLAIRAAGRKVFITGIDGGRQSFEYIKAGSPFAMTMAQSFYEMAYMNAFYAHEVVAGRKAPRFVITPSYAVTEDSLKPLKDIPDNYDQPGEAIKLGWARAL
- a CDS encoding GntR family transcriptional regulator, whose translation is MRTEKMKTIPKAEQIYWLLRQAIVHLEMQPGAIISEKDLCAEFGVSRTPVREALQRLADEGLVDVFPHSGTYVSRISFTVAEEGFVIRRALEIESVRKAVANVTDRDVAQLKSIITQMQAILDSDQLDKYLDCDDAFHSAIATISGYPRIWKFITLAKVHLDRMRQLSAPVPGHLAVVTEQHDTIVRALASRNADQAELAMRIHLDSSFAVMAKMHEDQGALFDGKEGS
- a CDS encoding iron-containing alcohol dehydrogenase, encoding MATINYLTRIEFNEGAISTLPALLAELGVKKPLIATDKGLVSTGLVAKVLGLFDETPAVFDGTPANPTEEAVTQAYDLYKSAGCDGIVGLGGGSSLDLAKALRLLTGHAAPLAQYTAVEGGASKIHGRICPMIAVPTTSGTGSEVGRAAVIITKEGRKLGILSGHMLPSIALCDPELTYGLPPFLTAATGMDALSHCLETYMGPSVNPPADAIALDGLKRGFPAIRKVVANGGDRQARWDMMMTALEGAMAFQKGLGAVHALTHPLGAIRELNLHHGTLNAVLMPAVLRFNRSVIGEKWEMMADIMGGAPDEVTAALNQDIGMPSGLKAMGVTDAMMEKIAGEALKDHCHATNPRLASREDYLALLQESA